In the Xiphias gladius isolate SHS-SW01 ecotype Sanya breed wild chromosome 7, ASM1685928v1, whole genome shotgun sequence genome, GCCGTTTTCAGGGCACGTGATGCTGTGGTTCTCCCAGAAGGCCTTGTGCAGCTGGTCCAGTTCAGACACCAGGGGCAGACCAATGTCCAAGTGCATCTTCAGGTTCTCCAGCCACTCCTCCAGTTTGGAGAAAGCAGGGCTAAGGATAGAGAAAGCAGGGAtggatttttgatttatttatattgtcGCATTTTTGGACGTAATCAAAAGGAcagttcaaacaaaaacacaataaaaagagtttaaaaaatgtaaatcttaaTCACTTTGAGAACCGCAAACCAGTGCCACTGAATACTTTATTAGGGTGAGCTACAGCTAACAAATGCAAAACTCAGCAAATTACcctgaaaaacaattaaatgtttaGGTTGGAACTATCCCTTTAGGTATAGTAACATTTCAGTGTGAATCCATTGTAGATGTCTGACCGTTTGTCTGCATCAAGGTCACAGCACACAGCAGCAATGGGGAAGAAGGCAGGGGGACAATTTGGAGGGCAGTAGTGCTCCAGGAATCCGGACACGTTCAGTCCGAAGTCCATTGCCCTGGGGAGGTAGTCTGGGTCTGCGTTCACCCTGCCAATTATCTGGTGGGAGCAAGAAAATCAAGAGAGAATGAGTAAGAAGAGTTAAAGATGGAAGCGTCACAGGAAGATTCTCTGTCAGAGCAGAGAGAGTCCTCCGGTGCTGATGTGCCGAAAACCAGCAAACCCTCCAAACAGAAGCTGATTGTTCCCAACAGACCACAACTACTGTTTGCCTGCCTGTCAAAAGCCACATGAAGACaactttgtttgtctgctctCTCCAATCTCTGCACTCGCTGGCTAATGGTGTCCATCTGGAGGAGTCATATCCTGGGGCTTTCTAGTGACTGAACCAACCTGTGCATGGTGTGAGGCCAAAGCCCAAAGCCCACCACGCCTTGAGGCTGGATTTTCATTCATAGGAGTAAATATCTTGTACTTTTCAGGGCTCAGGAAAGCCCCTCCAGAAATATGGAAATTCACACTCGTAAAATTGACTGGACACGGTATTTTACAAACATTAGCAGAATTTAAagtttgacaaattaaaaacttgTCGAAAATGCAGACTCAAATACATCATAGATCAAGAAGAAGCGGAGTTGTGCACAAACGCTGAACCAAAATTATAGTTGAAATTAAACTCTGGCCTGACTCCGGTAGGTTTAAGGGGTTTAAAGGATTTAATGTTTAGTGACAAGGAAAGCAACTTTTGAAAGTGACAGTTAAGCATActattaaggaaaaaaaaaaatgttggcacaTTTATTCCAAATTAAGACAGTTAAAATATTTGGGGAATCTTACAAgccttttttgattttattaatcaaataatatcTCTGATATCCTAGATATCTGACTAGGTTTTATTATTCCTACAGAGAGTGAAGGGTCACTTACCTCACAGAGCATGATACCAAAGGAAAAGATGTCTACTCTCTCGTCGTAGCTCTTTCCTGGGAAGGTGAGAAAGACAAATGTTATCGGTATTTAGCAGGAATGCCATATACAGTCAACAACTGTAGCACTGCAGTGACTGTAGTTTTCTTTAGCTATCTTAGGAACAAGGGAATGGGTATAATTGAATAAATCTGTATCTAGGTGTTACTGAAAAAGCAGGGGCCCAAGTGTCCCAGTAGACCATACCGTGGATCATCTCAGGAGCCATCCAGTACGGGTTTCCCACCACAGTGTACCTCTTCCTGCGGTCGGGCTTCTTCAGACCCGACAGTTTCCCCTGCGACAACTTCTGCTCGTGCTTGTCGTCGACCATGAGCCGAGCCAGCCCGAAGTCTGCCACCACCACTGTGTTGTTctacacaaagaaaattaaaggtGTCATCAAAATTTAATGTTATGCTGCAAGTGCACATGCTGCCGGTTAGTTCAAGAGAGTGGCAAGAGAGGTAAAAGCTTCAAGCAAACAGCAGTGTTTAAAACACCTGTTTGGAAAGCTTGAAATTCAACTCCAAGCTCCTAATTTCTCTTAGTTTGGAAAAACTTCAGATGTGAGCTCTACAATACCCACCTTTCGTTTTCATGTGACATACAATGATCTTTCTGTTTGAGTAGGCTAAGCTGGAAGTTTCCGCTGCAAATTACTTGTGTGGAGCTTGTTTTAATAAGGCTTACTCTGTaagtgtatgtaaatgtatagaCATGTCCACAAATTAGCACACTTTAAGCGTACAGGACTACACAAGTTCTTACCTCTCGGACTAGACAGTTGTGTGAGTTCAGGTCCCGGTGTATTATGTTCATGGAATGCAGATATGActgatagacagatagacagacagataggagaggacagaaagacaggaagaataaaaaacaaacaaaaaacagacgcCTTTAGTCGTAATCTCAAACCCATGCCAAGAGGAACAATCCTGCTTTGTTTCATCTCAAGTAGCTGGTTTTGTAAATACAACAATCCAGTCATGCACGACATTCATCATTGTGCTCATATCAAGGGAAAACATTAAGAATTCATGCTCTAATCCTGCAGGAAATCATGCTGTAATTTCCGTAGTGGGGAACAGAAAAGATTGTGCTCATTATGAGCAGAAGTGTTGTAGGTCACTAACAAGACCACTAGAGGGAGGCAGCAGTAAAGGTAAATGGAAGCAATGCGCCTTCCCTTAATCCTGCACCAGAGAAATTTCACTGccttaaaattagattttacagacacaaaaattCTACAGTTTTTGACGATATAAACTACTACAATTAAATGCACTTTTCAGTCTTTGAACTCACCATCCCAGCAGCTATGTCCTTGGCAAAACTGACCCGCTGGTTCCAGGGATAGTTGCTGTcctgtgtgcaaaaaaaaaaaagtcattgtcTTTGGTGGCACTGATGAATCGTGTCATCTAACAAAAACTTTACATGGTCAAACTGCAAAAACCCCATCTGAGGTAATGCAAGACCAGATCATTTCCTCTGTTGCTAACAAGCCTTCCCCGTGCATTCTGAATACTGAACAAGAAGTAGACGTACTCATATTCCTGCACCCACTCACTCCCCTCCTACCATTTTCTTGATGATCTCCCTCAAGGTGCCTCCTTTTATGTACTCTGCGATGAAGTTGAGTCTCTTGTCCTTGTAGAGGACTCCGATGAACTTGAGCACGTTGGGGTGATCCAGGCAACGCATGACCTTCACCTGATGGAACAGCGCCAAGTATTTATACACACTGTCAAATGCATCAGCCGTGCCTGACATAGCTCCTCTGGGATAAGTCATCATCAGAGAGACCAAAGCAGTTCATCTTGTAAACTGTTGGTCTGGGATCATTTTTGGACCTTAGCTGATTTGCACACTTGTTATGAAGGTTGACACTTCATACTTTCTGCTCAGAAAAACCATAGCCACACCACTGCAGTTATGCTTGCATTCATTAATGTTGGTACTATTCAAAACATCATGAACTTtgggtaaaataaaacttttaaggAATAGTTCGATATTCTGGGACATAAGCTTATATGCTTTCACGCTGAGTTAGTtaagaagatcgataccaccctcatataaataaatatgaagctaaacCCAGTAGCCAgtaagcttagcttagcataaacactggaaactaGGTTAAACGCTTGTCggcctctgtccaaaggtaacaagaTCCAGCTAACCGGCACCTGTAAAACTCGCAAATTAAGATGTTATGTCTTGTTGGTTTAATCTGAAGaaaaaaccgaagtgtaaaaatgacaagctgtTCTGGACCTTTTCTTGACTGGGAACAGTCTTTGTGCTacgctaagctaactggctgcaaACTGTAGCTTTGGATTCACCATACAAACATCAGATTGGTATCAAAGCGAACAAGCGtatctcccaaaatgttggactatTCGTTTTAACTTATAGTTTAATGATACAAAGTTGAATATGAACATTGGAGAGTCcaaataaaatttgacaatCTTTCCTAGGTAGAATAAATTGTACCAGTTAATTCAGGGTTTCGGGTCACTCAGCTTTGTGGGTCCAAAGGTGGATATTCAATTGATTTATTAAACACCCAGACTGAATtttatcaggaaaaaaatacagaatagtTTCTACTTTAAAAGCTAACATTTTGATCTCAGCTtcaattgattttgttttttgaatcaAATACCAACGATACCAGCAAATCAAAAGCTTTGTCTCAGCCTGAGTGCCGTTGTAACTGTGACTCCACTACACATTCAAGTTCATTTTACCGATTTTGactgtttctatttctattcATTGCCATTTTAAAGGCAACAGAGAAACTTCCTGCATAGTTCAATGCTGTAAGTGTGGTTTAAGAGGGTACACTTGCTGCTCAGAGCACTACTCTGACgcctcataaaacatttccatCCCTGAAGGTTGGGCTGACAAGGAGGAGGCAAGTcactattacacacacacagatgtaaacCTGAAATGTTACCAATCTAGTCTTATGATATCTTTGTCTGAAATTTTTGGTACATTCTTGTCTAACCTTCACCAGAGAGGTTGTGAAGCACCAAATGAGATCAGAAGAGACTCAGTAATGTGAGACGTGGGTCACCTACAAACAAACATCCAGCGGGACTAGTAATCATGCTTAACTGCGGTCGGGGATTGTTTTATATCTGTTTCTTTTACTCTGTCTTCATCCACACCAATTACAAAGCAAAGACTCAGTATTAATTACAactaaaggagaaaaaaatttcTTCAAACATCTTATAATTACAAGGCTGTTAACTGGATGAGTGAGTCTACGATACTAAACATCAAACAGGAACATCAGGCGTAATTTAGTACTACTTCAAGGGTAACAATCATTCAAAAACTCTTACAGAAGTCCAAACTTCTACGCATGAGTCATTCTGTTATCTTTTCAAATTAATggaaagacaggagagagatAAAGCTCTGTGTGGGAGGTAAAATAAGTTTTGCTTATCCCTCATTTTTGGGAGAAAGGACTATGTAAACATTCCCATTCACCCCATTTCAGaattaatttaatatattttactttcatttattcAACCACATCTTCAGCTCATGGTcaagcacaaaacacatttttcttttactttctcatCACAGATTTTCCCAGGTGATCCAGGAATTCAAACCTGCAACTTTTAAGTAACAAACCTGCTTCAAAAACTTTTGGCTACTACTGTCTGCTCTCATTTAAACACCCGGACTGTATCATCACTTATATCTGACTAAAATTATGTTTGGATTCATTATGAACATAGTAATCATTATTGATCTGAGGTATTGATTCCAGGTTTCTGTTTAGGACATGCAAACAGTTGGTTCGGCCTCTGACTACAGCGAAGTAAATCCTACTAACATCTGGGACTGTCTTCCTCCACTCACCTCTTTCAGGAATGTTTTCTGTGTCTCGTCATCAAAGCGAATCAattccttcatcaccatcacctcCCCTGTCTCCCTGTGGGTCACCTATAACCAGAAACAATGATGCAACACATCAAGTTGAGCAACAAGCTGGGGGAAATTTTGCTGACACAATAGGAACAATAAACACTTGGTTGTGACACTGTCATTCCACCTACTGTATATCAGAATGAGAATTTTGAAAGGCCCAAGATGTgttaaaaccacaaacatttaCCGTAAGGCCTCCCCCCACCTCCCTATTTACCTCAATGCTGCTATCTTCTGGTCTTTTTAGGTATGACTACATTGCATGCTGTACATGAAAATATGATGGAAGTGTCTCTTAAATTCCCAAATCTACCTTGATGGCCTGTCCGAAGCAGCCCTTCCCCAGCACCTCTCCATGGATGAGGTCAGATGGGCGGAAGATGCGGTGAGTCCGGTTTGAAACAGCACGGAGCGACTCTGATCGATTGATGTCCTTCCTCTGGGAGATGGGGGACGCCGCGTTGCTGGAGCCTGGTGACTTATCAATGCTGTAGCTCCGCCTGGAGggtgagaggggagaggggagacagacagggtgAGGAGAatagaaaggagagaaggaaaggaaaaaatgagatGGAGTGGACAAAACGATGAGATGAAGAAGAGGGGAGCAGAATATTTGAAAACTATTTACTGCTACGATGACCTCATTTGGAAATTTTCATCTGACTTCATCCTTATTGAAGGAAGATACAGTATAAGCTGAGAGGACGGCGGAATGAACATCATAAATACAATAAACCTTTTGAGCTTTCATGTTGCTAGCATGAGTTAAACCTCAAGCTAAGGAAAGACAATACGTTTTGGGAGATCAAATTTTCCATCAGTACATTATTCAGCAATGTAAAGAGTGAAATTACTTCTACAGTGAAGACACTTTGGAAATAAAGAGGCCAAAATAACTTCTGCTTTCTATTAAATACAAACAAGTGTTTTTAAGgcgttaacacacacacacttcagttaCGTTAGTAATTACAGGACACACAGAGGTCAAACTGCAGCCAAACCTGATGACACAACTATAGGTTGAGCAATAAAGTTTATCCTCAGACTGTTACAGTCACTtaaatgtttgtgcatttaGTGCATTGCAATAAAAGCGTTGCCTACAGTAAAGGTGGATACTGCACTAAAGCACTAAATCTGTTTGTATTTCTTACGTGATAATGCGGGATCTCAGGTTGCTGATGTCGGGGTTGGGGGGCTGGGTGATGGGCAGGATGGGGCTAGGCCCCTCAGACAGAGGGGTGGACAGGGGCCCATCCACCTGCTCTTCAGCCTCTGAGGAGCCTCCCTCCTGCCCCTGACTGTGAGGGTCGTGCTCAATGGTGAGCTGCAGCAGCCGGCTCGTCTCCTGGATCAGAAGGTCGatctggagaggaagaggggttTTTGAGATGGGCTGTTCGGTCCGAAATTAGAGCGGCAAAGATATTTCTTACAGCTGAATATGGGTCTACTGGATGAAGTCAAGCTTT is a window encoding:
- the limk1a gene encoding LIM domain kinase 1a isoform X2, which translates into the protein MSLSSDCQNKTLAPMGDMSAKTQRSGKRLQHRKCCECSASLSHWYYEKDGRLFCKKDYWAKFGEMCHGCNDPITTGLIMVAGEQKYHPECFTCLNCRAFIGDGDTYALVERSKLYCGHCYYQTIVTPVSLPDSPCSRIPHTVTLVSIPASAEGNNGRRGRGFSVAIDQPLSPTNGYSPDHGHTVRVSKVDADCISPDVKNSIHVGDRILEINGTPIHNVPLDEIDLLIQETSRLLQLTIEHDPHSQGQEGGSSEAEEQVDGPLSTPLSEGPSPILPITQPPNPDISNLRSRIITRSYSIDKSPGSSNAASPISQRKDINRSESLRAVSNRTHRIFRPSDLIHGEVLGKGCFGQAIKVTHRETGEVMVMKELIRFDDETQKTFLKEVKVMRCLDHPNVLKFIGVLYKDKRLNFIAEYIKGGTLREIIKKMDSNYPWNQRVSFAKDIAAGMSYLHSMNIIHRDLNSHNCLVRENNTVVVADFGLARLMVDDKHEQKLSQGKLSGLKKPDRRKRYTVVGNPYWMAPEMIHGKSYDERVDIFSFGIMLCEIIGRVNADPDYLPRAMDFGLNVSGFLEHYCPPNCPPAFFPIAAVCCDLDADKRPAFSKLEEWLENLKMHLDIGLPLVSELDQLHKAFWENHSITCPENGLHTHPEQPE
- the limk1a gene encoding LIM domain kinase 1a isoform X1, which translates into the protein MRLMLLCCTWKDERMGEEEAGGSLPVCAGCKQRIYDEQYLQALNTDWHTVCFRCCECSASLSHWYYEKDGRLFCKKDYWAKFGEMCHGCNDPITTGLIMVAGEQKYHPECFTCLNCRAFIGDGDTYALVERSKLYCGHCYYQTIVTPVSLPDSPCSRIPHTVTLVSIPASAEGNNGRRGRGFSVAIDQPLSPTNGYSPDHGHTVRVSKVDADCISPDVKNSIHVGDRILEINGTPIHNVPLDEIDLLIQETSRLLQLTIEHDPHSQGQEGGSSEAEEQVDGPLSTPLSEGPSPILPITQPPNPDISNLRSRIITRSYSIDKSPGSSNAASPISQRKDINRSESLRAVSNRTHRIFRPSDLIHGEVLGKGCFGQAIKVTHRETGEVMVMKELIRFDDETQKTFLKEVKVMRCLDHPNVLKFIGVLYKDKRLNFIAEYIKGGTLREIIKKMDSNYPWNQRVSFAKDIAAGMSYLHSMNIIHRDLNSHNCLVRENNTVVVADFGLARLMVDDKHEQKLSQGKLSGLKKPDRRKRYTVVGNPYWMAPEMIHGKSYDERVDIFSFGIMLCEIIGRVNADPDYLPRAMDFGLNVSGFLEHYCPPNCPPAFFPIAAVCCDLDADKRPAFSKLEEWLENLKMHLDIGLPLVSELDQLHKAFWENHSITCPENGLHTHPEQPE